One part of the Gossypium raimondii isolate GPD5lz chromosome 1, ASM2569854v1, whole genome shotgun sequence genome encodes these proteins:
- the LOC105786277 gene encoding fra a 1-associated protein, whose product MGWVWKDEPNDAVESTARDGDHCSTRKVIQSKCKTEEVEPGKFVRKCEKTEEVLRECFGRPVEVLQSTKEYTEDDVTEQMLKGSFSSGSHVEGSFDFPGLRSDMEAIERQFFGGINRFFDAAEEMKNNFFDIFGDVYGRGSSSAPSIRRGLPIEDHKQKEDSPKPTESGHIDLSGLAKDI is encoded by the exons atgggttggGTGTGGAAAGACGAACCAAATGACGCCGTCGAATCCACTGCTCGCGACGGCGATCATTGCTCTACCAGAAAGGTGATCCAATCGAAGTGCAAGACCGAAGAAGTCGAGCCCGGAAAGTTCGTTCGAAAGTGCGAGAAAACTGAAGAAGTTCTTAGAGAATGCTTTGGAAG GCCGGTCGAAGTGCTGCAATCAACCAAAGAGTATACTGAAGATGATGTCACAGAACAAATGCTAAAAGGGAGTTTCTCATCTGGATCACACGTAGAAGGTTCGTTTGATTTTCCTGGGCTACGTAGTGACATGGAGGCAATTGAACGCCAGTTCTTTGGTGGGATAAACCGTTTCTTTGATGCTGCTGAGgagatgaaaaataatttcttcgaCATATTCGGAGATGTTTATGGCAGAGGATCTTCATCAGCACCATCTATAAGGCGAGGATTACCCATTGAAGATCACAAACAGAAGGAAGATTCTCCTAAACCAACTGAATCTGGGCATATTGATTTGTCGGGTTTAGCTAAAGATATTTGA
- the LOC105786278 gene encoding iron-sulfur cluster co-chaperone protein HscB homolog produces the protein MYKTKKLCAPLSTIFRGVLPTTRRLSPYFSNSRIPSLSSHLQSSSRVPPRYALHFLPNSNFSFQNLCSQSAAKLDSSTKRCWNCVADKTGTTPFLYCDSCRSIQPVDSSIDYFQIFGLEKKYEIEVDGLEGKYKDWQKKLHPDLVHSKSEKERGYAAEQSARVIDAYRTLSKPLSRAIYILRLEGVDVDEEQTVSDPELLTEIMEIREAVEEAPDSQALNQIQSKMEEKLQESSNSFVNAYQSRNFDEAVACIQRMTYYQRASEEILKKL, from the exons ATGTACAAGACGAAGAAGCTATGCGCTCCTCTCTCCACCATTTTTCGCGGAGTTCTTCCAACAACACGCCGTTTGTCTccttacttttcaaattcacgaATTCCATCTTTATCCTCTCACCTCCAATCTTCTTCTAGGGTTCCTCCACGCTACGCCCTCCATTTTCTCCCAAATTCAAActtttcctttcaaaatttatgcTCTCAATCCGCCGCAAAGCTCGATTCTTCAACAAAAAGGTGTTGGAACTGCGTCGCCGACAAGACTGGAACGACGCCGTTCCTCTATTGTGATTCCTGCAGGAGCATTCAGCCCGTTGATTCATCCATCGATTACTTTCAGATTTTCGGGCT aGAAAAGAAGTATGAAATTGAGGTTGACGGTTTAGAAGGGAAGTACAAGGATTGGCAGAAGAAATTGCATCCTGACCTTGTTCATTCAAAATCCGAG AAAGAGAGAGGATATGCTGCTGAACAATCTGCTCGTGTTATCGATGCATATCGCACGCTTAGCAAGCCGTTGTCTAGGGCAATATACATC TTGAGGCTTGAAGGAGTAGATGTTGATGAAGAACAGACGGTTTCTGATCCAGAGTTGCTCACTGAG ATTATGGAAATCAGGGAAGCTGTAGAAGAGGCTCCGGATTCACAAGCTCTAAATCAGATTCAATCTAAG ATGGAGGAGAAACTGCAAGAATCATCTAACTCCTTTGTGAATGCATACCAAAGCAGGAATTTTGATGAAGCTGTGGCTTGTATCCAGAGGATGACTTACTATCAGCGTGCGAGtgaagaaattttgaagaagcTTTGA
- the LOC128043105 gene encoding uncharacterized protein LOC128043105 — translation MVGWQRHLQCALRQVGRRLEHNYTHSTNYSSVSRLNSPVLPRELPSYQKLWKSPASMSPPLYRYFQQLGISTSRKLLAGSSEETPIASPLTPVLAIDSGKTEEKKVVPNRTKVQAVLKKIKQSPKKVNLVAALVRGMRVEDALLQLQVTVKRAAKTVYQVIHSARANATHNHGLDPDRLLVAEAFVGKGLFLKRVSYHGKGRSGIKERPECRLTVVVREMTPEEEAELARLRVSKFRKLTKREKRLVPHKLIETTPIWNRKGRTQEPNGMAA, via the exons ATGGTGGGGTGGCAGAGACATTTACAATGTGCACTTCGTCAAGTTGGGAGAAGATTAGAACATAATTATACTCATTCTACCAACTATTCTTCTGTTTCTCGCTTAAACTCCCCTGTTTTACCTC GTGAACTGCCTAGTTATCAGAAATTGTGGAAATCTCCTGCTAGTATGTCACCGCCTTTATATCGATATTTCCAGCAGTTG GGAATTTCCACTTCAAGGAAGTTACTAGCAGGTTCATCTGAAGAGACACCAATTGCATCACCATTAACCCCTGTTTTGGCAATAGATAGTGGAAAGACTGAAGAGAAGAAAGTTGTTCCCAATCGCACAAAAGTTCAAGCAgtgttaaagaaaataaaacag AGTCCTAAGAAGGTCAACTTGGTTGCTGCATTAGTTCGTGGTATGCGTGTTGAGGATGCTTTATTACAGTTGCAAGTGACGGTAAAGCGTGCTGCTAAAACTGTCTATCAG GTTATTCATTCGGCTCGAGCAAATGCTACCCATAATCATGGATTGGACCCAGACCGTCTGCTAGTTG CTGAGGCATTTGTCGGGAAGggattatttttgaaaagagtTTCATATCATGGTAAAGGGCGATCCGGAATTAAAGAGAGACCCGAGTGCCGACTAACTGTTGTAGTGAGGGAAATGACCCCTGAAGAGGAGGCTGAGTTAGCCCGACTGAGGGTAAGCAAATTTCGCAAGCTTACTAAGCGCGAAAAACGACTTGTACCTCATAAACTTATCGAAACCACTCCTATTTGGAACCGCAAAGGCAGGACTCAGGAACCAAATGGTATGGCTGCATGA